In a single window of the Mus musculus strain C57BL/6J chromosome 6, GRCm38.p6 C57BL/6J genome:
- the Ergic2 gene encoding endoplasmic reticulum-Golgi intermediate compartment protein 2 isoform X3: protein MRRLNRRKTLSLVKELDAFPKVPDSYVETSASGGTVSLIAFTTMALLTIMEFSVYQDTWMKYEYEVDKDFSSKLRINIDITVAMKCHYVGADVLDLAETMVASADGLAYEPALFDLSPQQREWQRMLQLIQSRLQEEHSLQDVIFKSAFKSASTALPPREDDSSLTPDACRIHGHLYVNKVAGNFHITVGKAIPHPRGHAHLAALVNHDSYNFSHRIDHLSFGELVPGIINPLDGTEKIAVDHNQMFQYFITVVPTKLHTYKISADTHQFSVTERRSLSKIQWEKQKNAVCKVYCVVAMTED from the exons ATGAGGCGTCTGAATCGGAGAAAAACCTTAAGTTTGGTGAAAGAGTTAGATGCCTTTCCCAAGGTTCCTGACAGCTATGTGGAGACGTCAGCCAGTGGGGGAACAG TTTCTCTAATAGCATTTACCACTATGGCTTTATTAACAATAATGGAATTCTCAGTCTATCAAGATACATGGATGAAGTACGAATATGAAGTAGACAAGGATTTTTCTAG CAAGTTGCGAATCAACATAGACATTACtgttgccatgaagtgtcact ATGTTGGAGCAGATGTACTGGATTTAGCAGAGACCATGGTTGCTTCTGCAGATGGTCTGGCTTATGAACCA GCACTGTTTGACCTTTCACCCCAGCAGAGAGAGTGGCAGAG GATGCTGCAGCTGATTCAGAGTAGGCTGCAGGAAGAGCATTCCCTTCAAGACGTGATATTCAAGAGTGCTTTTAAAAGTGCATCAACTGCACTGCCACCAAG GGAAGATGATTCATCACTGACTCCAGATGCGTGCAGAATCCATGGTCATCTCTATGTCAATAAAGTAGCAGGGAATTTTCACATAACTGTGGGCAA GGCAATCCCACATCCTCGAGGGCATGCACATTTGGCAGCACTTGTCAACCATGATT CTTACAACTTTTCTCACAGAATAGATCATTTGTCTTTTGGAGAGCTTGTTCCGGGAATTATTAATCCTTTGGATGGAACTGAAAAGATTGCTGTAGATC acAACCAGATGTTCCAATATTTCATTACAGTTGTGCCAACAAAGCTACACACATACAAGATCTCAGCAGATACCCATCAGTTCTCTGTGACAGAAAGG CGATCTCTTTCCAAGATACAgtgggaaaaacagaaaaatgctgtGTGTAAGGTTTATTGCGTTGTTGCAATGACAGAAGACTAG
- the Ergic2 gene encoding endoplasmic reticulum-Golgi intermediate compartment protein 2 isoform X5: MRRLNRRKTLSLVKELDAFPKVPDSYVETSASGGTVSLIAFTTMALLTIMEFSVYQDTWMKYEYEVDKDFSSKLRINIDITVAMKCHYVGADVLDLAETMVASADGLAYEPALFDLSPQQREWQRMLQLIQSRLQEEHSLQDVIFKSAFKSASTALPPREDDSSLTPDACRIHGHLYVNKVAGNFHITVGKAIPHPRGHAHLAALVNHDSYNFSHRIDHLSFGELVPGIINPLDGTEKIAVDLVPTKLHTYKISADTHQFSVTERRSLSKIQWEKQKNAVCKVYCVVAMTED, from the exons ATGAGGCGTCTGAATCGGAGAAAAACCTTAAGTTTGGTGAAAGAGTTAGATGCCTTTCCCAAGGTTCCTGACAGCTATGTGGAGACGTCAGCCAGTGGGGGAACAG TTTCTCTAATAGCATTTACCACTATGGCTTTATTAACAATAATGGAATTCTCAGTCTATCAAGATACATGGATGAAGTACGAATATGAAGTAGACAAGGATTTTTCTAG CAAGTTGCGAATCAACATAGACATTACtgttgccatgaagtgtcact ATGTTGGAGCAGATGTACTGGATTTAGCAGAGACCATGGTTGCTTCTGCAGATGGTCTGGCTTATGAACCA GCACTGTTTGACCTTTCACCCCAGCAGAGAGAGTGGCAGAG GATGCTGCAGCTGATTCAGAGTAGGCTGCAGGAAGAGCATTCCCTTCAAGACGTGATATTCAAGAGTGCTTTTAAAAGTGCATCAACTGCACTGCCACCAAG GGAAGATGATTCATCACTGACTCCAGATGCGTGCAGAATCCATGGTCATCTCTATGTCAATAAAGTAGCAGGGAATTTTCACATAACTGTGGGCAA GGCAATCCCACATCCTCGAGGGCATGCACATTTGGCAGCACTTGTCAACCATGATT CTTACAACTTTTCTCACAGAATAGATCATTTGTCTTTTGGAGAGCTTGTTCCGGGAATTATTAATCCTTTGGATGGAACTGAAAAGATTGCTGTAGATC TTGTGCCAACAAAGCTACACACATACAAGATCTCAGCAGATACCCATCAGTTCTCTGTGACAGAAAGG CGATCTCTTTCCAAGATACAgtgggaaaaacagaaaaatgctgtGTGTAAGGTTTATTGCGTTGTTGCAATGACAGAAGACTAG
- the Ergic2 gene encoding endoplasmic reticulum-Golgi intermediate compartment protein 2 isoform X2: MRRLNRRKTLSLVKELDAFPKVPDSYVETSASGGTVSLIAFTTMALLTIMEFSVYQDTWMKYEYEVDKDFSSKLRINIDITVAMKCHYVGADVLDLAETMVASADGLAYEPALFDLSPQQREWQRMLQLIQSRLQEEHSLQDVIFKSAFKSASTALPPREDDSSLTPDACRIHGHLYVNKVAGNFHITVGKAIPHPRGHAHLAALVNHDSYNFSHRIDHLSFGELVPGIINPLDGTEKIAVDLVPTKLHTYKISADTHQFSVTERERIINHAAGSHGVSGIFMKYDLSSLMVTVTEEHMPFWQFFVRLCGIIGGIFSTTGMLHGIGKFIVEIICCRFRLGSYKPVRSVPFADGHTDNHLPLLENNTH, encoded by the exons ATGAGGCGTCTGAATCGGAGAAAAACCTTAAGTTTGGTGAAAGAGTTAGATGCCTTTCCCAAGGTTCCTGACAGCTATGTGGAGACGTCAGCCAGTGGGGGAACAG TTTCTCTAATAGCATTTACCACTATGGCTTTATTAACAATAATGGAATTCTCAGTCTATCAAGATACATGGATGAAGTACGAATATGAAGTAGACAAGGATTTTTCTAG CAAGTTGCGAATCAACATAGACATTACtgttgccatgaagtgtcact ATGTTGGAGCAGATGTACTGGATTTAGCAGAGACCATGGTTGCTTCTGCAGATGGTCTGGCTTATGAACCA GCACTGTTTGACCTTTCACCCCAGCAGAGAGAGTGGCAGAG GATGCTGCAGCTGATTCAGAGTAGGCTGCAGGAAGAGCATTCCCTTCAAGACGTGATATTCAAGAGTGCTTTTAAAAGTGCATCAACTGCACTGCCACCAAG GGAAGATGATTCATCACTGACTCCAGATGCGTGCAGAATCCATGGTCATCTCTATGTCAATAAAGTAGCAGGGAATTTTCACATAACTGTGGGCAA GGCAATCCCACATCCTCGAGGGCATGCACATTTGGCAGCACTTGTCAACCATGATT CTTACAACTTTTCTCACAGAATAGATCATTTGTCTTTTGGAGAGCTTGTTCCGGGAATTATTAATCCTTTGGATGGAACTGAAAAGATTGCTGTAGATC TTGTGCCAACAAAGCTACACACATACAAGATCTCAGCAGATACCCATCAGTTCTCTGTGACAGAAAGG GAACGCATCATCAACCATGCTGCAGGCAGCCACGGCGTCTCTGGAATATTTATGAAATATGATCTCAGTTCTCTCATGGTGACAGTCACTGAGGAACACATGCCTTTCTGGCAGTTTTTTGTAAGACTCTGTGGTATAATTGGAGGAATCTTTTCAACAACAG GCATGTTACATGGAATTGGAAAATTTATAGTGGAAATAATTTGCTGTCGTTTCAGACTTGGATCCTACAAGCCTGTCCGTTCT gTCCCCTTTGCGGATGGCCACACAGACAACCACTTACCTCTTTTAGAGAACAACACACATTAG
- the Ergic2 gene encoding endoplasmic reticulum-Golgi intermediate compartment protein 2 isoform X8, which yields MLQLIQSRLQEEHSLQDVIFKSAFKSASTALPPREDDSSLTPDACRIHGHLYVNKVAGNFHITVGKAIPHPRGHAHLAALVNHDSYNFSHRIDHLSFGELVPGIINPLDGTEKIAVDLVPTKLHTYKISADTHQFSVTERERIINHAAGSHGVSGIFMKYDLSSLMVTVTEEHMPFWQFFVRLCGIIGGIFSTTGMLHGIGKFIVEIICCRFRLGSYKPVRSVPFADGHTDNHLPLLENNTH from the exons ATGCTGCAGCTGATTCAGAGTAGGCTGCAGGAAGAGCATTCCCTTCAAGACGTGATATTCAAGAGTGCTTTTAAAAGTGCATCAACTGCACTGCCACCAAG GGAAGATGATTCATCACTGACTCCAGATGCGTGCAGAATCCATGGTCATCTCTATGTCAATAAAGTAGCAGGGAATTTTCACATAACTGTGGGCAA GGCAATCCCACATCCTCGAGGGCATGCACATTTGGCAGCACTTGTCAACCATGATT CTTACAACTTTTCTCACAGAATAGATCATTTGTCTTTTGGAGAGCTTGTTCCGGGAATTATTAATCCTTTGGATGGAACTGAAAAGATTGCTGTAGATC TTGTGCCAACAAAGCTACACACATACAAGATCTCAGCAGATACCCATCAGTTCTCTGTGACAGAAAGG GAACGCATCATCAACCATGCTGCAGGCAGCCACGGCGTCTCTGGAATATTTATGAAATATGATCTCAGTTCTCTCATGGTGACAGTCACTGAGGAACACATGCCTTTCTGGCAGTTTTTTGTAAGACTCTGTGGTATAATTGGAGGAATCTTTTCAACAACAG GCATGTTACATGGAATTGGAAAATTTATAGTGGAAATAATTTGCTGTCGTTTCAGACTTGGATCCTACAAGCCTGTCCGTTCT gTCCCCTTTGCGGATGGCCACACAGACAACCACTTACCTCTTTTAGAGAACAACACACATTAG
- the Ergic2 gene encoding endoplasmic reticulum-Golgi intermediate compartment protein 2 isoform X7 has product MLQLIQSRLQEEHSLQDVIFKSAFKSASTALPPREDDSSLTPDACRIHGHLYVNKVAGNFHITVGKAIPHPRGHAHLAALVNHDSYNFSHRIDHLSFGELVPGIINPLDGTEKIAVDHNQMFQYFITVVPTKLHTYKISADTHQFSVTERERIINHAAGSHGVSGIFMKYDLSSLMVTVTEEHMPFWQFFVRLCGIIGGIFSTTGMLHGIGKFIVEIICCRFRLGSYKPVRSVPFADGHTDNHLPLLENNTH; this is encoded by the exons ATGCTGCAGCTGATTCAGAGTAGGCTGCAGGAAGAGCATTCCCTTCAAGACGTGATATTCAAGAGTGCTTTTAAAAGTGCATCAACTGCACTGCCACCAAG GGAAGATGATTCATCACTGACTCCAGATGCGTGCAGAATCCATGGTCATCTCTATGTCAATAAAGTAGCAGGGAATTTTCACATAACTGTGGGCAA GGCAATCCCACATCCTCGAGGGCATGCACATTTGGCAGCACTTGTCAACCATGATT CTTACAACTTTTCTCACAGAATAGATCATTTGTCTTTTGGAGAGCTTGTTCCGGGAATTATTAATCCTTTGGATGGAACTGAAAAGATTGCTGTAGATC acAACCAGATGTTCCAATATTTCATTACAGTTGTGCCAACAAAGCTACACACATACAAGATCTCAGCAGATACCCATCAGTTCTCTGTGACAGAAAGG GAACGCATCATCAACCATGCTGCAGGCAGCCACGGCGTCTCTGGAATATTTATGAAATATGATCTCAGTTCTCTCATGGTGACAGTCACTGAGGAACACATGCCTTTCTGGCAGTTTTTTGTAAGACTCTGTGGTATAATTGGAGGAATCTTTTCAACAACAG GCATGTTACATGGAATTGGAAAATTTATAGTGGAAATAATTTGCTGTCGTTTCAGACTTGGATCCTACAAGCCTGTCCGTTCT gTCCCCTTTGCGGATGGCCACACAGACAACCACTTACCTCTTTTAGAGAACAACACACATTAG
- the Ergic2 gene encoding endoplasmic reticulum-Golgi intermediate compartment protein 2 isoform 1 (isoform 1 is encoded by transcript variant 1), whose protein sequence is MRRLNRRKTLSLVKELDAFPKVPDSYVETSASGGTVSLIAFTTMALLTIMEFSVYQDTWMKYEYEVDKDFSSKLRINIDITVAMKCHYVGADVLDLAETMVASADGLAYEPALFDLSPQQREWQRMLQLIQSRLQEEHSLQDVIFKSAFKSASTALPPREDDSSLTPDACRIHGHLYVNKVAGNFHITVGKAIPHPRGHAHLAALVNHDSYNFSHRIDHLSFGELVPGIINPLDGTEKIAVDHNQMFQYFITVVPTKLHTYKISADTHQFSVTERERIINHAAGSHGVSGIFMKYDLSSLMVTVTEEHMPFWQFFVRLCGIIGGIFSTTGMLHGIGKFIVEIICCRFRLGSYKPVRSVPFADGHTDNHLPLLENNTH, encoded by the exons ATGAGGCGTCTGAATCGGAGAAAAACCTTAAGTTTGGTGAAAGAGTTAGATGCCTTTCCCAAGGTTCCTGACAGCTATGTGGAGACGTCAGCCAGTGGGGGAACAG TTTCTCTAATAGCATTTACCACTATGGCTTTATTAACAATAATGGAATTCTCAGTCTATCAAGATACATGGATGAAGTACGAATATGAAGTAGACAAGGATTTTTCTAG CAAGTTGCGAATCAACATAGACATTACtgttgccatgaagtgtcact ATGTTGGAGCAGATGTACTGGATTTAGCAGAGACCATGGTTGCTTCTGCAGATGGTCTGGCTTATGAACCA GCACTGTTTGACCTTTCACCCCAGCAGAGAGAGTGGCAGAG GATGCTGCAGCTGATTCAGAGTAGGCTGCAGGAAGAGCATTCCCTTCAAGACGTGATATTCAAGAGTGCTTTTAAAAGTGCATCAACTGCACTGCCACCAAG GGAAGATGATTCATCACTGACTCCAGATGCGTGCAGAATCCATGGTCATCTCTATGTCAATAAAGTAGCAGGGAATTTTCACATAACTGTGGGCAA GGCAATCCCACATCCTCGAGGGCATGCACATTTGGCAGCACTTGTCAACCATGATT CTTACAACTTTTCTCACAGAATAGATCATTTGTCTTTTGGAGAGCTTGTTCCGGGAATTATTAATCCTTTGGATGGAACTGAAAAGATTGCTGTAGATC acAACCAGATGTTCCAATATTTCATTACAGTTGTGCCAACAAAGCTACACACATACAAGATCTCAGCAGATACCCATCAGTTCTCTGTGACAGAAAGG GAACGCATCATCAACCATGCTGCAGGCAGCCACGGCGTCTCTGGAATATTTATGAAATATGATCTCAGTTCTCTCATGGTGACAGTCACTGAGGAACACATGCCTTTCTGGCAGTTTTTTGTAAGACTCTGTGGTATAATTGGAGGAATCTTTTCAACAACAG GCATGTTACATGGAATTGGAAAATTTATAGTGGAAATAATTTGCTGTCGTTTCAGACTTGGATCCTACAAGCCTGTCCGTTCT gTCCCCTTTGCGGATGGCCACACAGACAACCACTTACCTCTTTTAGAGAACAACACACATTAG
- the Ergic2 gene encoding endoplasmic reticulum-Golgi intermediate compartment protein 2 isoform X6, translated as MVASADGLAYEPALFDLSPQQREWQRMLQLIQSRLQEEHSLQDVIFKSAFKSASTALPPREDDSSLTPDACRIHGHLYVNKVAGNFHITVGKAIPHPRGHAHLAALVNHDSYNFSHRIDHLSFGELVPGIINPLDGTEKIAVDHNQMFQYFITVVPTKLHTYKISADTHQFSVTERERIINHAAGSHGVSGIFMKYDLSSLMVTVTEEHMPFWQFFVRLCGIIGGIFSTTGMLHGIGKFIVEIICCRFRLGSYKPVRSVPFADGHTDNHLPLLENNTH; from the exons ATGGTTGCTTCTGCAGATGGTCTGGCTTATGAACCA GCACTGTTTGACCTTTCACCCCAGCAGAGAGAGTGGCAGAG GATGCTGCAGCTGATTCAGAGTAGGCTGCAGGAAGAGCATTCCCTTCAAGACGTGATATTCAAGAGTGCTTTTAAAAGTGCATCAACTGCACTGCCACCAAG GGAAGATGATTCATCACTGACTCCAGATGCGTGCAGAATCCATGGTCATCTCTATGTCAATAAAGTAGCAGGGAATTTTCACATAACTGTGGGCAA GGCAATCCCACATCCTCGAGGGCATGCACATTTGGCAGCACTTGTCAACCATGATT CTTACAACTTTTCTCACAGAATAGATCATTTGTCTTTTGGAGAGCTTGTTCCGGGAATTATTAATCCTTTGGATGGAACTGAAAAGATTGCTGTAGATC acAACCAGATGTTCCAATATTTCATTACAGTTGTGCCAACAAAGCTACACACATACAAGATCTCAGCAGATACCCATCAGTTCTCTGTGACAGAAAGG GAACGCATCATCAACCATGCTGCAGGCAGCCACGGCGTCTCTGGAATATTTATGAAATATGATCTCAGTTCTCTCATGGTGACAGTCACTGAGGAACACATGCCTTTCTGGCAGTTTTTTGTAAGACTCTGTGGTATAATTGGAGGAATCTTTTCAACAACAG GCATGTTACATGGAATTGGAAAATTTATAGTGGAAATAATTTGCTGTCGTTTCAGACTTGGATCCTACAAGCCTGTCCGTTCT gTCCCCTTTGCGGATGGCCACACAGACAACCACTTACCTCTTTTAGAGAACAACACACATTAG
- the Ergic2 gene encoding endoplasmic reticulum-Golgi intermediate compartment protein 2 isoform 3 (isoform 3 is encoded by transcript variant 3), with amino-acid sequence MKCHYVGADVLDLAETMVASADGLAYEPALFDLSPQQREWQRMLQLIQSRLQEEHSLQDVIFKSAFKSASTALPPREDDSSLTPDACRIHGHLYVNKVAGNFHITVGKAIPHPRGHAHLAALVNHDSYNFSHRIDHLSFGELVPGIINPLDGTEKIAVDHNQMFQYFITVVPTKLHTYKISADTHQFSVTERERIINHAAGSHGVSGIFMKYDLSSLMVTVTEEHMPFWQFFVRLCGIIGGIFSTTGMLHGIGKFIVEIICCRFRLGSYKPVRSVPFADGHTDNHLPLLENNTH; translated from the exons atgaagtgtcact ATGTTGGAGCAGATGTACTGGATTTAGCAGAGACCATGGTTGCTTCTGCAGATGGTCTGGCTTATGAACCA GCACTGTTTGACCTTTCACCCCAGCAGAGAGAGTGGCAGAG GATGCTGCAGCTGATTCAGAGTAGGCTGCAGGAAGAGCATTCCCTTCAAGACGTGATATTCAAGAGTGCTTTTAAAAGTGCATCAACTGCACTGCCACCAAG GGAAGATGATTCATCACTGACTCCAGATGCGTGCAGAATCCATGGTCATCTCTATGTCAATAAAGTAGCAGGGAATTTTCACATAACTGTGGGCAA GGCAATCCCACATCCTCGAGGGCATGCACATTTGGCAGCACTTGTCAACCATGATT CTTACAACTTTTCTCACAGAATAGATCATTTGTCTTTTGGAGAGCTTGTTCCGGGAATTATTAATCCTTTGGATGGAACTGAAAAGATTGCTGTAGATC acAACCAGATGTTCCAATATTTCATTACAGTTGTGCCAACAAAGCTACACACATACAAGATCTCAGCAGATACCCATCAGTTCTCTGTGACAGAAAGG GAACGCATCATCAACCATGCTGCAGGCAGCCACGGCGTCTCTGGAATATTTATGAAATATGATCTCAGTTCTCTCATGGTGACAGTCACTGAGGAACACATGCCTTTCTGGCAGTTTTTTGTAAGACTCTGTGGTATAATTGGAGGAATCTTTTCAACAACAG GCATGTTACATGGAATTGGAAAATTTATAGTGGAAATAATTTGCTGTCGTTTCAGACTTGGATCCTACAAGCCTGTCCGTTCT gTCCCCTTTGCGGATGGCCACACAGACAACCACTTACCTCTTTTAGAGAACAACACACATTAG